In Lachancea thermotolerans CBS 6340 chromosome H complete sequence, a single genomic region encodes these proteins:
- a CDS encoding KLTH0H16390p (similar to uniprot|P53058 Saccharomyces cerevisiae YGL258W Hypothetical ORF), with product MWLSTLFLFVTGFLSTSVAAFRYDWSNITCKGLHGPNCGTYLLKVKGQNDTYLGQSYFVGADALANDATDAWGRLLHEEYRFIPRLTTVQTLNDTGNFRPFVGTTDRSTCNFQSVENAVVPYINTVTNELSYDSWASISMNATAVTGVAPQLLKASTYGIQVAICSPGFITDLFQSPTVNLFNVEDTLPPWCEAIEVEAVCPADVNYDTR from the coding sequence ATGTGGCTAAGCACTTTGTTCCTTTTCGTAACTGGTTTTCTCTCTACTTCGGTTGCTGCTTTTCGCTATGACTGGAGCAATATTACCTGTAAGGGACTTCATGGACCTAACTGTGGAACATATTTGCTGAAAGTTAAGGGCCAAAATGATACTTACCTCGGCCAAAGCTATTTTGTTGGTGCTGACGCCCTTGCTAATGACGCCACTGATGCATGGGGTAGGCTACTACATGAAGAGTATCGCTTTATTCCTAGACTAACCACCGTTCAAACATTAAATGACACTGGCAACTTCCGTCCCTTTGTGGGCACCACCGATAGGAGCACTTGCAACTTCCAATCCGTTGAAAATGCAGTTGTTCCATATATTAACACTGTGACCAATGAGCTTTCTTATGATAGCTGGGCTTCCATCAGCATGAATGCGACAGCTGTCACCGGCGTTGCTCCCCAGCTgttgaaagcttcaacttaCGGCATTCAAGTTGCCATTTGCAGCCCTGGTTTTATTACCGACTTATTTCAGTCTCCAACCGTCAATTTATTTAACGTTGAAGATACCTTGCCACCTTGGTGTGAGGCCATCGAGGTTGAAGCAGTCTGCCCTGCTGATGTCAATTACGACACTCGCTAA